One window of Bacillus sp. THAF10 genomic DNA carries:
- a CDS encoding cysteine hydrolase family protein, whose protein sequence is MKPVLLVVDVQKAFEEPSWGKRSNPKAESNMLELLKVWRENELPIIHVQHASQNPSSTLHPSKPGFTLKEGFEPFKDEYLIRKSVNSSFIGTDLDQYLKNNNYQTLVVVGLTANHCVSTTVRMAGNLGYRTYVCEDATAAFEMTSHDGLHLSAEDVHRHALAALHHEFAEVVSTEDIIKVISMKKAQTF, encoded by the coding sequence ATGAAACCAGTATTACTTGTAGTAGATGTTCAAAAAGCATTCGAAGAGCCATCCTGGGGAAAAAGAAGTAATCCAAAGGCAGAAAGCAACATGCTGGAGTTATTAAAAGTATGGAGAGAAAATGAGCTTCCGATTATTCATGTTCAGCACGCATCACAAAATCCATCTTCAACATTACACCCAAGCAAACCTGGATTTACCCTAAAAGAAGGGTTCGAGCCTTTTAAGGACGAATATTTAATTCGAAAAAGCGTGAACAGCAGTTTTATCGGTACAGATTTAGATCAATATTTAAAAAACAATAACTATCAAACATTAGTTGTTGTGGGGTTAACAGCCAATCATTGCGTATCTACGACGGTTCGAATGGCAGGAAATCTCGGTTATAGAACATACGTTTGTGAGGATGCAACAGCAGCTTTTGAAATGACATCTCATGATGGATTACATTTATCTGCAGAAGATGTACATCGACACGCACTAGCTGCATTACATCATGAATTTGCAGAAGTCGTTTCAACAGAAGATATCATAAAAGTAATCAGCATGAAAAAAGCCCAAACATTTTAA
- a CDS encoding HAD family hydrolase: MIKAVIFDLDGTLLNRDESVKKFINNQYERLNKWVGHIPKEEYTTRFIELDCRGYVWKDKVYQQLVDEFGIGVNWESLLQDYISEFKNSCVPFPNLLNMLEDLRKNNLILGIITNGYGQFQLDNIKALGIEEYFQTILVSEWEGIKKPDSQIFKRALEKLNVSANESIFVGDHPENDVKAAQKVGMKGIWKKDFQWEDVKADIIVDDLAELPLIIKN, from the coding sequence ATGATTAAGGCTGTCATATTTGATTTAGATGGAACTTTGCTAAACCGAGATGAATCAGTTAAGAAGTTTATTAATAATCAATATGAGCGATTGAATAAATGGGTAGGGCATATACCAAAAGAGGAATACACCACAAGGTTTATTGAGTTAGATTGCCGTGGGTATGTTTGGAAAGATAAAGTGTATCAACAATTAGTCGATGAATTTGGAATTGGGGTTAACTGGGAAAGTTTACTTCAGGATTATATAAGTGAATTTAAGAATAGTTGCGTTCCTTTTCCTAATCTACTAAATATGTTAGAAGATTTGAGAAAGAACAACCTTATATTAGGAATAATTACAAATGGATATGGGCAATTTCAATTGGATAATATAAAGGCTTTAGGTATTGAAGAGTATTTTCAAACTATTTTAGTTTCTGAATGGGAAGGAATAAAAAAACCTGACTCTCAAATATTTAAAAGAGCCTTGGAGAAGCTGAATGTTTCAGCTAATGAAAGTATATTTGTTGGTGACCACCCAGAAAATGATGTGAAAGCTGCTCAAAAAGTAGGGATGAAAGGAATTTGGAAAAAAGATTTTCAATGGGAAGATGTCAAAGCAGATATAATAGTAGATGATCTTGCGGAATTACCTTTAATTATAAAAAATTAA
- a CDS encoding VanZ family protein, whose product MKKYILLVFPLIFYGQRLWVYFRDVFSYLPFIIQILLHLAIILVCMIFLLRRTRLKNVFDWFIGICFSVYFCILYYNTVEFMFFLEDANYSLENLKYIAHTVNLVPIKGIIDVLRYNPYALFQIAGNVIMLTPLAFAMLYFKWAKSVKQAILYSFFCTMGIELVQFLQSILGSVFGIGLGRSSDIDDVILNTIGAIVGVGCYFLWRKIEKLFVQTRKKYTVSV is encoded by the coding sequence ATGAAGAAATACATATTATTAGTTTTCCCACTTATTTTTTACGGGCAAAGACTTTGGGTATATTTTAGAGATGTGTTTTCTTATTTACCATTTATTATCCAAATTCTTCTGCATTTAGCTATTATCTTAGTTTGTATGATTTTCCTATTAAGACGTACAAGATTAAAAAATGTGTTTGATTGGTTCATTGGTATCTGTTTTTCTGTGTATTTTTGCATATTGTATTATAATACGGTTGAATTTATGTTTTTTTTGGAAGATGCCAATTACTCTTTGGAAAACTTAAAATACATAGCCCATACTGTAAATCTAGTACCAATTAAAGGGATCATAGATGTTCTTCGATACAATCCATATGCGTTGTTTCAAATTGCTGGGAATGTCATTATGCTTACTCCACTTGCATTTGCTATGCTTTATTTCAAGTGGGCAAAGAGTGTTAAACAAGCTATTTTGTACTCATTTTTTTGTACAATGGGGATTGAACTGGTTCAGTTCTTACAAAGTATTTTAGGTTCGGTGTTTGGAATAGGGTTGGGAAGAAGTTCGGATATAGATGATGTGATTTTAAATACAATAGGGGCAATAGTAGGCGTTGGCTGTTATTTTCTTTGGAGAAAAATCGAAAAATTATTTGTTCAGACTAGAAAAAAATATACTGTATCTGTTTAA
- a CDS encoding CPCC family cysteine-rich protein → MRKNIYFCPCCGYKTLESKPPGTFEICEICFWEDDDLQFNNHDYAGGANESSLRQYQKGFLEGRFINRKPSENDERKPNWKPLKN, encoded by the coding sequence ATGAGAAAAAACATATATTTTTGTCCATGCTGTGGTTATAAAACATTAGAATCTAAGCCACCTGGAACTTTTGAAATTTGTGAAATCTGTTTTTGGGAAGATGACGATTTACAATTTAATAATCATGATTATGCAGGCGGCGCAAATGAATCTTCTTTACGGCAATATCAAAAAGGTTTCTTAGAAGGACGTTTCATTAATCGAAAACCTAGTGAAAATGATGAGCGTAAACCAAACTGGAAACCATTAAAAAACTAA
- a CDS encoding DUF3916 domain-containing protein: MKLRQISLNNSVKTKEGGEKMPNKKVRGIKRKVNNMVKRIEQETMNFPSDFHNGYWHLPLPVGQGFIASNKTTVGIKRLCIQTLLNRGEHLVNVKPNISEKTRVVVAIDLPNLWNSQIIVFIGESYYKTFFDRNDDTQRWIPLPKDRNIEHEWQLTVPNNMKILGFKVEITDEEYQYTGENWFIGELN; the protein is encoded by the coding sequence GTGAAACTTAGACAAATTTCCTTAAATAACAGCGTGAAAACCAAAGAGGGTGGTGAAAAAATGCCTAACAAAAAAGTCAGAGGAATAAAACGTAAAGTAAACAATATGGTAAAAAGAATTGAACAGGAGACAATGAATTTCCCTTCTGATTTTCATAATGGATATTGGCATCTTCCTTTACCCGTTGGACAAGGATTTATAGCTTCTAACAAAACTACAGTGGGCATTAAGCGTTTGTGTATTCAAACATTATTGAATAGAGGGGAACATTTAGTTAATGTAAAACCTAATATTTCAGAAAAAACAAGAGTAGTTGTTGCGATAGACTTACCAAATCTATGGAATTCACAAATAATTGTATTTATAGGAGAGTCTTATTATAAAACTTTCTTCGACAGAAATGATGACACTCAAAGGTGGATTCCACTGCCTAAAGATAGAAATATAGAACATGAGTGGCAACTAACGGTCCCTAATAACATGAAGATACTTGGATTCAAGGTAGAAATTACAGATGAGGAGTATCAATATACAGGAGAAAACTGGTTTATCGGCGAACTAAATTAA
- a CDS encoding multicopper oxidase family protein yields the protein MLEKFVDPLPIMKTIQPICILNDVPYYEVSMVQSLKKLHRDLPPTKIWGYNGEFPGPTFRVWKNRPIHVLWKNELPLKHFLPIDTTIHGAEKNKPEVRTVVHLHGGVTPDTSDGYPEAWFTRGFKQVGSHFTNQLYTYPNIQDATALWYHDHAMGITRLNIYAGLVGLYLIYDEEEQRLNLPKQPYEIPLLILDRSFQADGALYYPAQPDPPNPDVNPSILPDFFGDTILVNGKIWPYLDVEPRLYRFRILNGSNSRFYRLSFSNGMPFIQIGSDQGLLANPVEVPSLLLAPAERADVLVDFSSSSGELITIRNDAESPFPQGEKPNPETTGSIMQIRVIKKLKDQDVGGLPFNLKYIPKLKESPNKKIRNLLLSTRKDQYGRSIHLLDDRLWIDPVTETPTLWSTEIWSFINVTNATHPIHLHLVRFQILDRQPFDGELYEKEKKIVPTGPRQAPDLNEQGWKDTVRANPKEITRIIVPFGPFSGLYVWHCHILEHEDYEMMRPYFVLP from the coding sequence ATGCTTGAAAAATTTGTAGATCCACTTCCGATTATGAAAACCATTCAACCAATATGTATACTAAACGATGTACCCTACTATGAGGTGAGTATGGTTCAATCGCTGAAAAAGCTTCACAGAGATTTACCTCCTACGAAAATATGGGGGTACAATGGGGAGTTTCCTGGACCAACCTTCAGGGTTTGGAAAAATCGACCGATCCATGTATTGTGGAAAAATGAACTGCCGCTTAAACACTTTCTGCCGATAGATACTACCATTCATGGAGCAGAAAAAAATAAACCGGAAGTCCGGACGGTAGTCCATCTTCACGGTGGTGTAACTCCTGATACAAGTGATGGCTATCCGGAGGCCTGGTTTACTCGAGGATTCAAACAAGTTGGATCGCACTTTACTAATCAGCTATATACCTATCCAAATATCCAGGATGCAACAGCCTTATGGTACCATGACCATGCAATGGGCATTACCCGCTTAAATATTTATGCTGGTCTTGTTGGTTTATATTTAATATATGATGAAGAAGAACAACGGCTGAATCTACCAAAACAGCCTTACGAGATTCCTTTGCTTATCCTAGATCGATCTTTTCAAGCAGATGGCGCTCTCTATTATCCTGCACAACCAGATCCGCCTAACCCTGACGTGAATCCTTCCATTTTACCGGATTTCTTTGGTGACACCATTTTGGTAAACGGAAAGATATGGCCTTATCTCGACGTGGAGCCACGGCTTTATCGGTTTCGTATCCTGAACGGCTCTAATTCTCGTTTTTATCGACTATCTTTTTCAAACGGAATGCCATTCATTCAGATTGGTTCCGATCAGGGACTATTGGCGAATCCTGTAGAAGTTCCTTCATTACTTTTGGCCCCAGCGGAGAGAGCGGATGTCCTAGTGGATTTTTCGTCTTCCAGTGGAGAGTTAATTACGATAAGGAACGATGCCGAGTCACCTTTTCCTCAAGGTGAAAAACCAAATCCAGAAACGACCGGATCTATCATGCAAATTCGTGTAATTAAAAAGTTGAAAGACCAAGATGTTGGCGGCTTGCCTTTTAATTTAAAATATATTCCAAAATTAAAAGAAAGTCCTAATAAGAAAATCAGAAATTTATTACTTTCTACGAGAAAGGATCAGTACGGGCGCTCTATTCACTTGTTAGACGATCGCCTATGGATAGATCCTGTGACGGAAACCCCGACTTTATGGAGTACTGAGATTTGGAGTTTTATTAATGTAACTAATGCTACGCACCCTATTCACTTACACTTGGTACGTTTTCAAATTCTCGATCGGCAGCCCTTTGATGGAGAATTGTATGAAAAAGAAAAGAAAATTGTTCCTACTGGACCGCGACAAGCCCCAGATTTAAATGAACAAGGATGGAAAGATACAGTACGGGCAAATCCTAAAGAAATAACCCGCATCATTGTCCCATTTGGTCCATTCAGCGGGTTGTACGTATGGCACTGTCATATACTGGAGCACGAAGACTATGAAATGATGCGTCCTTATTTTGTTTTGCCTTGA
- a CDS encoding spore germination protein, translating to MNSLLREVKDTLGENDDFFMETYMFNHFPVILIGLKSLIDLPKTLDGIRSYADHLEDFPEKLISLGEKKSERKDVIQLILEGKLILAIENEHFVISVEPYSFTLNRSIDQPINESIIQGSLSSFIEDLNTNIGLIRKHVKSEGLHVKNYSFGSNRKGLSLVYVDQHVDPNLITTLMKKLDINKDRDIQTIQDIIKLLNLKTWSVVAQINTTELPQEASHSLKRGKVLLLVDRLPFAIVLPSSIWDMFILESDRNFSVPIMLTIRFIRIVGILMTLIVPGLYVALVAVNPEVLRIELVLSIAQSREGVPYPSIVEMIIMLIILELIVEASVRLPKSIGPTITMVGGIILGQAAVEAKLVSNLIIIILAATTIANSTIIGFQNILSIRLLKYLVLILAAFYGVLGILVGLFLICSYLASIKTFGIPYINFQLSKGDSRSG from the coding sequence ATGAATTCTTTATTAAGAGAGGTTAAGGATACTTTAGGGGAAAATGATGATTTTTTTATGGAAACATACATGTTCAACCATTTCCCTGTTATTCTCATAGGACTTAAAAGCCTTATAGACTTACCTAAAACATTGGATGGCATTAGATCATATGCTGATCACCTCGAGGACTTTCCTGAAAAATTGATTAGTTTAGGAGAAAAGAAAAGCGAGCGAAAAGATGTTATTCAATTAATCCTTGAAGGTAAATTAATCCTAGCCATTGAAAATGAACATTTCGTCATAAGTGTTGAGCCATATTCCTTCACACTCAATCGCTCTATTGACCAGCCTATCAACGAAAGTATTATCCAAGGATCTCTCAGTTCTTTTATCGAAGATCTCAATACAAATATCGGCTTAATAAGAAAGCATGTGAAATCGGAGGGTCTACATGTAAAAAACTACTCATTTGGATCAAATCGAAAAGGATTATCTTTGGTGTATGTTGATCAGCATGTGGATCCCAATCTTATTACGACCTTGATGAAGAAACTAGATATTAATAAGGATAGGGACATTCAAACTATACAAGATATCATCAAATTACTAAATCTTAAAACATGGAGTGTAGTAGCTCAAATAAATACGACAGAGCTACCTCAGGAGGCATCTCATTCATTAAAGAGAGGGAAGGTTTTACTTCTGGTAGACAGGCTACCATTTGCCATTGTACTGCCAAGTAGTATTTGGGACATGTTTATTCTTGAAAGTGATCGTAATTTCTCCGTTCCCATCATGTTGACAATAAGATTTATACGTATAGTTGGGATACTTATGACTCTTATCGTTCCAGGATTATACGTAGCTTTAGTGGCAGTTAATCCTGAAGTGTTGCGAATCGAATTAGTATTATCCATTGCACAAAGCCGTGAAGGAGTACCCTACCCCTCCATAGTAGAAATGATTATCATGCTGATTATTTTAGAATTGATAGTGGAAGCAAGTGTGAGACTGCCTAAAAGCATCGGACCTACGATAACGATGGTTGGAGGTATCATACTTGGACAAGCGGCTGTAGAAGCTAAGTTAGTCAGCAATTTAATTATTATTATACTTGCTGCGACCACCATTGCGAACTCCACCATCATTGGATTTCAAAATATACTTTCTATCCGTCTTCTTAAATACCTGGTTTTGATCCTGGCGGCATTCTACGGTGTTCTCGGAATCCTTGTTGGTTTGTTTTTAATTTGTTCTTACCTGGCAAGTATAAAAACATTTGGAATTCCGTATATAAATTTTCAACTTTCAAAGGGGGATAGTAGAAGTGGATAA
- a CDS encoding GerAB/ArcD/ProY family transporter, whose product MDKNRQVIVMYFLVHMGLIFFMYPADIIASTDQSHWIPILVGIITHFTLVYIYIKGLSYFPNRDIISIYSQKGKIVSFLFLIPIVLYFLMSKIILVRAFAEIINIVFLSKTPLWAVMALMISISCYLAMLGIDTIFRTGFVFSILLFPLILFILMVSLQNIDLHYLFPLWNNDFSFLTDSSFYKTFLTIGGGFLFFGFIQPTLTFQRRKILISLVVIIPCFILSVYVPILTYGQATTETFIFPFVMTLDSIKIDWLMFDRVTMFFILTLITFIMLFISLILWKTMRIVHHYLPFIKPNYVVLFLSLLVYSICLYIPSWDVIESLFIWSTPLRLYVIFTVPLSIITLGLLSKIGGYRQNV is encoded by the coding sequence GTGGATAAAAATAGGCAAGTCATCGTTATGTACTTTCTCGTTCATATGGGTTTGATATTTTTTATGTATCCTGCTGATATTATCGCAAGTACAGATCAATCACATTGGATTCCTATCTTGGTGGGGATTATCACACATTTTACACTGGTGTATATATACATAAAGGGACTTAGTTACTTTCCAAATAGAGATATTATTTCTATTTACTCCCAAAAAGGAAAAATAGTATCCTTTCTTTTTTTAATTCCTATTGTGCTTTATTTTTTGATGTCTAAAATAATCCTAGTGAGGGCATTTGCTGAAATCATTAATATTGTCTTTCTATCTAAAACCCCTCTTTGGGCTGTAATGGCGTTAATGATTTCTATATCATGTTATTTGGCGATGCTTGGGATTGATACAATTTTCCGAACAGGATTTGTGTTTTCGATATTGCTATTCCCTCTCATTCTCTTTATTTTAATGGTTTCTTTGCAGAACATTGATTTGCATTATCTTTTTCCATTATGGAATAATGACTTCTCCTTTTTAACAGACTCATCCTTTTATAAAACCTTCTTAACCATTGGGGGGGGCTTTTTGTTTTTTGGTTTTATTCAACCAACACTTACCTTTCAACGAAGGAAAATTCTTATTTCATTAGTGGTGATTATACCTTGTTTTATACTTTCCGTTTATGTACCCATCCTTACATATGGCCAAGCTACTACTGAAACGTTCATATTTCCTTTTGTCATGACATTGGATTCGATAAAAATTGACTGGTTAATGTTCGACAGGGTAACAATGTTTTTTATACTTACCTTAATAACTTTCATTATGTTATTCATTTCATTAATTCTTTGGAAGACGATGAGAATAGTTCATCACTATCTTCCTTTTATAAAACCAAATTATGTAGTTCTCTTTCTTTCTCTCCTTGTATATAGTATCTGCTTATATATTCCAAGTTGGGACGTGATTGAGTCCCTCTTTATATGGAGTACCCCTCTCAGGCTCTATGTCATCTTTACAGTTCCCCTGTCCATTATAACGTTGGGCTTGTTATCGAAAATTGGAGGCTATCGACAGAATGTATAA
- a CDS encoding Ger(x)C family spore germination protein, producing the protein MYKRHLIIILFLMLSTLSGCWDNKDIDHRVMPIVLGISKEEEKYKVFLQIPTPENGTIQTKVVSGTGRTLNEIIDSISSDMESDLDLLHVKVIVVDRELAEEGLKDLISGFLRSREVASKASLVICDKDIDHFFSKLDQQEGSMAIALLDYFEKNAGWDPHIALTRVWEVYRSIHSYTLDVAVPIMTLGETTLFKQLGSAVIKNGKMVGEINSDETLLYNAFNGEKTQGQIEVLDDASVLILSQKLHHNSDFTNRKPLLFTTLTFNVMILETRGNPSTELLKKELIQLLEGRFERMFTSAQTSQSDILGIGQYFRNDLSREELKDWRKEFYPDLTVDLTIQVNIQNSGNLKSPTK; encoded by the coding sequence ATGTATAAACGACATCTAATCATCATCCTTTTTTTAATGCTGAGTACACTAAGTGGATGTTGGGATAACAAGGATATTGATCACCGTGTTATGCCAATTGTATTAGGAATATCTAAGGAAGAGGAGAAGTACAAGGTCTTTCTCCAAATTCCCACGCCCGAGAATGGAACCATTCAGACTAAAGTGGTTTCAGGAACAGGACGAACCCTCAATGAAATTATTGATTCCATTAGTTCCGATATGGAAAGTGATTTAGATTTACTTCATGTGAAGGTTATTGTAGTAGATAGAGAACTAGCTGAAGAAGGGTTAAAGGATCTTATTTCTGGTTTTTTGAGGTCAAGAGAAGTTGCTTCAAAAGCATCATTAGTTATATGTGATAAGGACATTGATCATTTTTTTTCCAAATTAGATCAGCAAGAAGGATCAATGGCTATAGCCTTATTAGATTATTTTGAAAAGAATGCGGGTTGGGATCCTCATATTGCGTTAACCAGAGTGTGGGAGGTATACAGAAGTATCCACTCCTATACTTTAGATGTAGCTGTACCTATCATGACACTTGGTGAAACTACTTTGTTTAAACAATTAGGTTCTGCGGTTATTAAAAATGGGAAAATGGTGGGAGAGATAAATTCAGATGAAACTCTACTTTACAATGCCTTCAACGGTGAAAAAACTCAAGGGCAAATTGAAGTATTAGATGACGCGAGTGTTCTAATTCTAAGTCAAAAGTTACATCATAATAGTGATTTCACTAATCGTAAGCCATTATTATTTACCACACTTACCTTTAATGTGATGATTTTAGAGACGCGTGGCAATCCTAGCACAGAATTATTAAAAAAAGAATTGATTCAGTTGCTTGAGGGTAGATTTGAGCGAATGTTTACAAGTGCACAGACAAGCCAGTCAGATATTTTAGGAATTGGTCAGTACTTTCGAAACGATCTTTCTCGAGAAGAACTTAAAGATTGGCGTAAAGAATTTTATCCTGATTTAACGGTGGACTTAACGATTCAGGTTAATATCCAGAACAGTGGTAATTTAAAATCACCTACAAAATAG
- a CDS encoding bacteriorhodopsin, translated as MNHLYTEMYPIEVNLLWFYVAVMYIAAVIFAVMGLKQKKLPRAEYLIAFIIVAWSGTAYSAMALGQGHVTIGDKVTYYARYLDWLVTTPLLLVALAFTAMHYMPKDKVLIGGLIAADVFMILTGLIADLSPTPLRYFWYGLGWVGLMFIMYIIWWPLRRKAMAQSSKLYRFFLIVAGYLTILWFGYPTFWILGPSGVHLFGQVTDTILFVFLPIFSKAGFSLIDLLGLQKLGKSSSKVPQPIQ; from the coding sequence TTGAATCATTTGTACACTGAGATGTATCCAATTGAGGTTAATCTTTTATGGTTTTATGTGGCTGTCATGTATATAGCTGCAGTCATTTTTGCAGTAATGGGGTTAAAACAAAAAAAGTTGCCAAGAGCAGAATATTTAATTGCTTTCATTATTGTCGCGTGGTCTGGAACGGCATATTCTGCCATGGCATTGGGGCAAGGACATGTCACCATCGGAGACAAAGTAACCTATTATGCACGATATTTGGACTGGTTAGTGACGACACCGCTTTTACTTGTAGCGCTAGCTTTTACCGCTATGCACTATATGCCAAAAGATAAGGTGTTAATCGGAGGGCTAATCGCTGCTGATGTATTTATGATTTTGACTGGTCTAATTGCAGACTTATCTCCCACTCCGTTAAGGTATTTTTGGTATGGATTAGGATGGGTTGGCCTAATGTTTATTATGTATATCATCTGGTGGCCCCTTAGACGAAAGGCTATGGCTCAAAGCTCTAAGTTATATCGCTTCTTTCTCATTGTGGCCGGATACCTAACCATTCTTTGGTTTGGATACCCTACATTTTGGATTCTCGGCCCTTCTGGTGTTCATCTCTTTGGCCAAGTAACAGATACGATACTTTTTGTGTTTCTACCCATCTTCTCAAAAGCTGGATTCAGCCTCATTGACTTACTTGGTTTGCAGAAGCTAGGAAAGAGTTCATCTAAAGTACCTCAGCCCATTCAATAA
- a CDS encoding YhdH/YhfP family quinone oxidoreductase: protein MDSFKAVVVKENENQVNYGVENVNLNSLSDGEVLIKVEYSSINYKDMLAVQTKGGVIRNYPMIPGIDLSGTIVQSSDNRYSKGQKVVVTGFEMGMSHTGGFAEYARVPSDWIVPLPDNLTLRDAMVFGTAGFTAALSIMALEKNGMDKKNNPRILVTGSTGGVGSIALQILSKIGYKNLSALIRKEHQEEVAKSLGATDVVFASELEEQKKPLAKQKYDFVLDTVGGEVASKLIPYIAYDGSMSMCGNAGGIKLTSTVLPFILRGINLLGIDSVNMPIDNRGFIWEKIAKEWNISETSLVSEITLNELPDTIEAIKNGQHLGRTIIKI from the coding sequence TTGGATAGCTTCAAGGCGGTTGTAGTAAAAGAAAACGAGAATCAAGTAAATTATGGTGTAGAGAATGTTAATCTAAATAGCCTATCTGATGGTGAGGTTTTGATCAAAGTCGAATATTCTTCCATCAATTACAAGGATATGTTGGCTGTACAAACAAAAGGTGGCGTTATAAGAAATTATCCAATGATTCCTGGCATTGATTTAAGTGGTACAATTGTTCAGTCATCTGATAACCGTTACTCTAAAGGACAAAAAGTGGTCGTTACAGGTTTTGAAATGGGGATGAGTCATACTGGAGGATTTGCAGAATATGCCAGAGTTCCTTCTGATTGGATTGTTCCTTTACCAGACAACTTAACGCTAAGAGATGCAATGGTTTTTGGAACAGCAGGATTTACAGCAGCACTCTCCATCATGGCACTAGAAAAGAACGGTATGGATAAAAAAAATAACCCAAGAATTTTAGTCACAGGTTCAACTGGCGGAGTCGGAAGTATCGCACTCCAAATTCTTTCTAAAATTGGCTACAAAAATCTCTCTGCATTAATTCGAAAAGAACATCAAGAAGAAGTAGCAAAGTCACTTGGAGCAACAGATGTCGTTTTTGCAAGTGAATTAGAAGAGCAAAAAAAGCCACTTGCTAAACAAAAGTATGATTTTGTGTTAGATACTGTCGGAGGAGAGGTCGCTTCAAAATTGATTCCGTATATTGCTTATGACGGAAGTATGAGTATGTGTGGAAATGCTGGCGGCATTAAATTAACGTCTACTGTGTTACCGTTTATTCTTAGAGGTATTAACCTTTTAGGAATTGATTCAGTAAACATGCCCATAGATAATCGAGGTTTTATATGGGAAAAAATAGCTAAAGAATGGAACATTTCAGAGACTTCTTTAGTAAGTGAAATTACACTAAATGAGTTACCTGATACCATAGAAGCAATAAAAAATGGGCAGCATTTAGGAAGGACCATTATTAAGATTTAA
- a CDS encoding MarR family winged helix-turn-helix transcriptional regulator gives MELKDCMNFLLSVSQNKVFKYFSKLLEEHGVTPAQYGVLNCLWKEGQLSPKQIGAMVYLEAPTISGILDKMQKANLIERSIDLNNRRNVLVTATPKSYELRERIETATSNMNNKVLQSLSDNEKDGLKKALETIIKADF, from the coding sequence ATGGAATTAAAAGATTGTATGAATTTCTTACTCAGTGTAAGTCAGAATAAAGTCTTCAAATATTTTAGCAAGCTATTAGAAGAACACGGTGTAACCCCCGCTCAATACGGAGTGTTGAATTGTTTATGGAAAGAAGGACAATTATCCCCTAAACAAATTGGAGCGATGGTTTATTTGGAAGCCCCTACTATTTCGGGGATTTTAGATAAAATGCAAAAAGCAAATCTGATAGAACGCTCGATAGATCTAAACAATCGTAGAAATGTATTAGTAACTGCTACTCCAAAATCATATGAACTTAGAGAAAGGATTGAAACTGCAACAAGTAACATGAATAATAAGGTTCTGCAAAGCTTATCAGATAACGAAAAAGACGGACTAAAAAAAGCATTAGAAACCATCATAAAGGCTGATTTTTAA
- a CDS encoding CBO0543 family protein, with protein MDGQNRSWNEILSMKETFRDHYFSYWISNDLFSFAWWLILVLNIVFIFVAIKLLDRTRLFEILTVGGLVVLLSSLLDTILIQYCLTAYPTSLIPLIPPFFTSSTYVILPVLYMLLYQYFSTWKSFLIANVITGAFLAFVVENVYRWLNIYQYLQWNSFFSLLMYVGIAIVFKSIMVILLKSRK; from the coding sequence ATGGATGGTCAAAATCGTTCTTGGAACGAAATATTAAGCATGAAAGAAACGTTTCGAGATCATTATTTTTCTTATTGGATAAGCAATGATTTGTTTTCATTCGCATGGTGGTTGATACTAGTTTTAAATATTGTATTTATCTTTGTTGCAATAAAATTATTAGATAGAACACGGCTGTTTGAAATATTAACAGTTGGTGGCCTAGTGGTGTTATTGTCCTCGTTGCTAGATACTATCTTAATTCAATATTGTTTAACCGCATATCCAACAAGTTTAATACCATTAATCCCCCCATTTTTTACATCATCCACTTATGTCATACTACCTGTTTTATATATGTTGCTTTATCAATATTTCTCAACCTGGAAATCATTTTTGATTGCTAATGTGATTACAGGTGCTTTCCTAGCGTTTGTGGTTGAAAATGTCTACCGTTGGTTAAATATTTATCAATATTTGCAATGGAATTCCTTCTTTTCCTTACTTATGTATGTAGGAATTGCCATTGTATTTAAATCAATTATGGTGATTCTTTTAAAGTCTCGCAAATAA